Proteins encoded together in one Psilocybe cubensis strain MGC-MH-2018 chromosome 8, whole genome shotgun sequence window:
- a CDS encoding UPF0590 protein (UPF0590 protein C409.17c): MAPRLRVLAGTSPSSMVPITHLVNTPHSHPIRSDLFEGELVAQIQGMTDEQGKVRESEYFKREDRSGVTWSIVVRGRFLVPYSADDILFGNTFDRPLKLPWGTSAVLKFMHYIDPTLEHDLTSSTKPWALSPLISTMPHFMHTRIPPSSSSCMLPPFSANQSIQDRNSELYLALSDELDEGDSASSSSGTSFRSASSSSDNVAPVSPSPLSAARSSSKGSSSGGSSFSVKSAMRKVKPKRARSTLSTGSSSSSEQGERRMKRERELQTLQTASQRRSYFAQKARRQDVVFGPEDVITTDFCYGFISFAPTLALQLPGGLSFDLMKYWDGQPVRFVCCERVRKEEGGEDRNGKEPWGRMFWCVAIEIVDEDEDVN, encoded by the exons ATGGCTCCTCGACTCCGGGTTCTTGCAGGTACATCTCCTTCCTCGATGGTTCCCATAACACACCTCGTCAACACTCCACATTCACACCCTATCCGCTCGGACTTATTTGAAGGTGAATTGGTAGCGCAGATTCAGGGCATGACGGACGAGCAGGGAAAAGTACGCGAGTCTGAATATTTCAAGAGGGAAGATCGCAGCGGTGTTACATGGAGTATTGTTGTCCGAG GCCGGTTCCTAGTACCCTATTCAGCGGACGACATTTTATTCGGAAACACATTCGATAGGCCTCTCAAGTTACCATGGGGAACAAGTGCGGTACTTAAATTCATGCA CTACATCGACCCAACTCTCGAACACGACCTCACATCTTCCACCAAGCCATGGGCACTTTCACCCCTAATATCGACCATGCCTCATTTCATGCACACGAGGATTccaccttcatcctcctcatgtATGCTACCCCCCTTCTCAGCGAACCAGTCCATCCAAGACAGGAACTCTGAGCTGTACCTCGCCCTCTCTGATGAGCTCGATGAGGGAGATTCTGCATCCAGCTCGTCAGGAACATCATTCCGCTCtgcgtcctcctcctccgacaaCGTCGCACCGGTAAGCCCGAGTCCCCTATCAGCCGCCAGATCCAGCTCGAAGGGATCCTCATCCGGCGGCTCGAGCTTCTCTGTCAAATCCGCCATGCGCAAAGTCAAACCGAAGCGCGCGCGGAGTACGCTTAGCACCgggtcttcttcatcgtccgaGCAAGGCGAACGCCGTATGAAGCGTGAGCGGGAACTGCAGACGCTTCAGACAGCGTCGCAGCGGCGCAGCTACTTTGCGCAAAAAGCCCGCCGGCAGGATGTGGTCTTCGGCCCGGAGGATGTGATCACGACCGATTTTTGTTATGGGTTTATCAGTTTTGCGCCGACGTTAGCTCTGCAACTTCCCGGGGGATTGTCTTTTGACTTGATGAAGTATTGGGACGGACAGCCGGTGCGGTTTGTTTGTTGTGAGCGGGTgcggaaggaggaaggaggagaagataGGAACGGAAAGGAGCCATGGGGAAGGATGTTTTGGTGTGTAGCTATCGAGAttgtggatgaggatgaggatgttaATTGA